A region from the Papio anubis isolate 15944 chromosome 6, Panubis1.0, whole genome shotgun sequence genome encodes:
- the RXRB gene encoding retinoic acid receptor RXR-beta isoform X3, which produces MPQGSVGRWGCEKKCIVGSRPGGGGDGPGWIPQRRRRRRWQAENNKPRSRSRGRLDGTGWATAGGINSTVSLPGGGSGPPEDVKPPVLGVRGLHCPPPPGGPGAGKRLCAICGDRSSGKHYGVYSCEGCKGFFKRTIRKDLTYSCRDNKDCTVDKRQRNRCQYCRYQKCLATGMKREAVQEERQRGKDKDGDGEGAGGAPEEMPVDRILEAELAVEQKSDQGVEGPGGTGGSGSSPNDPVTNICQAADKQLFTLVEWAKRIPHFSSLPLDDQVILLRAGWNELLIASFSHRSIDVRDGILLATGLHVHRNSAHSAGVGAIFDRSLSRVLTELVSKMRDMRMDKTELGCLRAIILFNPDAKGLSNPSEVEVLREKVYASLETYCKQKYPEQQGRFAKLLLRLPALRSIGLKCLEHLFFFKLIGDTPIDTFLMEMLEAPHQLA; this is translated from the exons ATGCCGCAGGGCAGTGTGGGCCGGTGGGGGTGCGAAAAGAAATGCATTGTGGGGTCGCGTCCCGGTGGCGGCGGCGACGGCCCTGGCTGGATCccgcagcggcggcggcggcggcggtggcagGCGGAGAACAACAAACCCCGGAGCCGGAGCCGGGGGAGGCTGGACGGGACGGGATGGGCGACAGCGGGCGGG ATTAACTCAACAGTGTCACTCCCTGGGGGTGGGTCTGGCCCCCCTGAAGATGTGAAGCCACCAGTCTTAGGGGTCCGGGGCCTGCACTGTCCACCCCCTCCAGGTGGCCCTGGGGCTGGCAAACGGCTATGTGCAATCTGCGGGGACAGAAGCTCAG GCAAACACTATGGGGTTTACAGCTGTGAGGGTTGCAAGGGCTTCTTCAAACGCACCATCCGCAAGGACCTTACATACTCTTGCCGGGACAACAAAGACTGCACAGTGGACAAGCGCCAGCGGAACCGCTGTCAGTACTGCCGCTATCAGAAGTGCCTGGCCACTGGCATGAAGAGGGAGG CGGTACAGGAGGAGCGTCAGCGGGGAAAGGACaaggatggggatggggagggggctgggggagccCCCGAGGAGATGCCTGTGGACAGgatcctggaggcagagcttgctgtggaGCAGAAGAGTGACCAGGGCGTTGAGGGTCCTGGGGGAACCGGGGGTAGCGGCAGCAGC CCAAATGACCCCGTGACTAACATCTGTCAGGCAGCTGACAAACAGCTATTCACGCTTGTTGAGTGGGCGAAGAGGATCCCACACTTTTCCTCCTTGCCTCTGGATGATCAGGTCATATTGCTGCGGGCAG gctggaatgagcTCCTCATTGCCTCCTTCTCCCACCGATCCATTGATGTTCGAGATGGCATCCTCCTTGCCACAGGTCTTCATGTGCACCGCAACTCAGCCCATTCGGCAGGAGTAGGAGCCATCTTTGATCG GTCCCTCTCCAGGGTGCTGACAGAGCTAGTGTCCAAAATGCGTGACATGAGGATGGACAAGACAGAGCTTGGCTGCCTGAGGGCAATCATTCTGTTTAATCCAG ATGCCAAGGGCCTCTCCAACCCTAGTGAGGTGGAGGTCCTGCGGGAGAAAGTGTATGCATCACTGGAGACCTACTGCAAACAGAAGTACCCTGAGCAGCAGGGACG GTTTGCCAAGCTGCTGCTACGTCTTCCTGCCCTCCGGTCCATTGGCCTTAAGTGTCTAGAGCATCTGTTTTTCTTCAAGCTCATTGGTGACACCCCCATCGACACCTTCCTCATGGAGATGCTTGAGGCTCCCCATCAACTGGCCTGA
- the RXRB gene encoding retinoic acid receptor RXR-beta isoform X2 — MSWAARPPFLPQRHAAGQCGPVGVRKEMHCGVASRWRRRRPWLDPAAAAAAAVAGGEQQTPEPEPGEAGRDGMGDSGRDSRSPDSSSPNPLPQGVPPPSPPGPPLPPSTAPSLGGSGAPPPPPMPPPPLGSPFPVISSSMGSPGLPPPAPPGFSGPVSSPQINSTVSLPGGGSGPPEDVKPPVLGVRGLHCPPPPGGPGAGKRLCAICGDRSSGKHYGVYSCEGCKGFFKRTIRKDLTYSCRDNKDCTVDKRQRNRCQYCRYQKCLATGMKREAVQEERQRGKDKDGDGEGAGGAPEEMPVDRILEAELAVEQKSDQGVEGPGGTGGSGSSPNDPVTNICQAADKQLFTLVEWAKRIPHFSSLPLDDQVILLRAGWNELLIASFSHRSIDVRDGILLATGLHVHRNSAHSAGVGAIFDRVLTELVSKMRDMRMDKTELGCLRAIILFNPDAKGLSNPSEVEVLREKVYASLETYCKQKYPEQQGRFAKLLLRLPALRSIGLKCLEHLFFFKLIGDTPIDTFLMEMLEAPHQLA, encoded by the exons ATGTCTTGGGCCGCTCGCCCGCCCTTCCTCCCTCAGCGGCATGCCGCAGGGCAGTGTGGGCCGGTGGGGGTGCGAAAAGAAATGCATTGTGGGGTCGCGTCCCGGTGGCGGCGGCGACGGCCCTGGCTGGATCccgcagcggcggcggcggcggcggtggcagGCGGAGAACAACAAACCCCGGAGCCGGAGCCGGGGGAGGCTGGACGGGACGGGATGGGCGACAGCGGGCGGG ATTCCCGAAGCCCAGACAGCTCCTCCCCAAATCCCCTTCCCCAGGGagtccctcccccttctcctcctggaCCACCCCTACCCCCTTCAACAGCTCCATCCCTTGGAGGCTCTggggccccacccccacctccgaTGCCACCCCCCCCCCTGGGCTCTCCCTTTCCAGTCATCAGTTCTTCCATGGGGTCCCCTGGTCTGCCCCCTCCAGCTCCCCCAGGATTCTCCGGGCCTGTCAGCAGCCCCCAG ATTAACTCAACAGTGTCACTCCCTGGGGGTGGGTCTGGCCCCCCTGAAGATGTGAAGCCACCAGTCTTAGGGGTCCGGGGCCTGCACTGTCCACCCCCTCCAGGTGGCCCTGGGGCTGGCAAACGGCTATGTGCAATCTGCGGGGACAGAAGCTCAG GCAAACACTATGGGGTTTACAGCTGTGAGGGTTGCAAGGGCTTCTTCAAACGCACCATCCGCAAGGACCTTACATACTCTTGCCGGGACAACAAAGACTGCACAGTGGACAAGCGCCAGCGGAACCGCTGTCAGTACTGCCGCTATCAGAAGTGCCTGGCCACTGGCATGAAGAGGGAGG CGGTACAGGAGGAGCGTCAGCGGGGAAAGGACaaggatggggatggggagggggctgggggagccCCCGAGGAGATGCCTGTGGACAGgatcctggaggcagagcttgctgtggaGCAGAAGAGTGACCAGGGCGTTGAGGGTCCTGGGGGAACCGGGGGTAGCGGCAGCAGC CCAAATGACCCCGTGACTAACATCTGTCAGGCAGCTGACAAACAGCTATTCACGCTTGTTGAGTGGGCGAAGAGGATCCCACACTTTTCCTCCTTGCCTCTGGATGATCAGGTCATATTGCTGCGGGCAG gctggaatgagcTCCTCATTGCCTCCTTCTCCCACCGATCCATTGATGTTCGAGATGGCATCCTCCTTGCCACAGGTCTTCATGTGCACCGCAACTCAGCCCATTCGGCAGGAGTAGGAGCCATCTTTGATCG GGTGCTGACAGAGCTAGTGTCCAAAATGCGTGACATGAGGATGGACAAGACAGAGCTTGGCTGCCTGAGGGCAATCATTCTGTTTAATCCAG ATGCCAAGGGCCTCTCCAACCCTAGTGAGGTGGAGGTCCTGCGGGAGAAAGTGTATGCATCACTGGAGACCTACTGCAAACAGAAGTACCCTGAGCAGCAGGGACG GTTTGCCAAGCTGCTGCTACGTCTTCCTGCCCTCCGGTCCATTGGCCTTAAGTGTCTAGAGCATCTGTTTTTCTTCAAGCTCATTGGTGACACCCCCATCGACACCTTCCTCATGGAGATGCTTGAGGCTCCCCATCAACTGGCCTGA
- the RXRB gene encoding retinoic acid receptor RXR-beta isoform X4 yields the protein MPQGSVGRWGCEKKCIVGSRPGGGGDGPGWIPQRRRRRRWQAENNKPRSRSRGRLDGTGWATAGGINSTVSLPGGGSGPPEDVKPPVLGVRGLHCPPPPGGPGAGKRLCAICGDRSSGKHYGVYSCEGCKGFFKRTIRKDLTYSCRDNKDCTVDKRQRNRCQYCRYQKCLATGMKREAVQEERQRGKDKDGDGEGAGGAPEEMPVDRILEAELAVEQKSDQGVEGPGGTGGSGSSPNDPVTNICQAADKQLFTLVEWAKRIPHFSSLPLDDQVILLRAGWNELLIASFSHRSIDVRDGILLATGLHVHRNSAHSAGVGAIFDRVLTELVSKMRDMRMDKTELGCLRAIILFNPDAKGLSNPSEVEVLREKVYASLETYCKQKYPEQQGRFAKLLLRLPALRSIGLKCLEHLFFFKLIGDTPIDTFLMEMLEAPHQLA from the exons ATGCCGCAGGGCAGTGTGGGCCGGTGGGGGTGCGAAAAGAAATGCATTGTGGGGTCGCGTCCCGGTGGCGGCGGCGACGGCCCTGGCTGGATCccgcagcggcggcggcggcggcggtggcagGCGGAGAACAACAAACCCCGGAGCCGGAGCCGGGGGAGGCTGGACGGGACGGGATGGGCGACAGCGGGCGGG ATTAACTCAACAGTGTCACTCCCTGGGGGTGGGTCTGGCCCCCCTGAAGATGTGAAGCCACCAGTCTTAGGGGTCCGGGGCCTGCACTGTCCACCCCCTCCAGGTGGCCCTGGGGCTGGCAAACGGCTATGTGCAATCTGCGGGGACAGAAGCTCAG GCAAACACTATGGGGTTTACAGCTGTGAGGGTTGCAAGGGCTTCTTCAAACGCACCATCCGCAAGGACCTTACATACTCTTGCCGGGACAACAAAGACTGCACAGTGGACAAGCGCCAGCGGAACCGCTGTCAGTACTGCCGCTATCAGAAGTGCCTGGCCACTGGCATGAAGAGGGAGG CGGTACAGGAGGAGCGTCAGCGGGGAAAGGACaaggatggggatggggagggggctgggggagccCCCGAGGAGATGCCTGTGGACAGgatcctggaggcagagcttgctgtggaGCAGAAGAGTGACCAGGGCGTTGAGGGTCCTGGGGGAACCGGGGGTAGCGGCAGCAGC CCAAATGACCCCGTGACTAACATCTGTCAGGCAGCTGACAAACAGCTATTCACGCTTGTTGAGTGGGCGAAGAGGATCCCACACTTTTCCTCCTTGCCTCTGGATGATCAGGTCATATTGCTGCGGGCAG gctggaatgagcTCCTCATTGCCTCCTTCTCCCACCGATCCATTGATGTTCGAGATGGCATCCTCCTTGCCACAGGTCTTCATGTGCACCGCAACTCAGCCCATTCGGCAGGAGTAGGAGCCATCTTTGATCG GGTGCTGACAGAGCTAGTGTCCAAAATGCGTGACATGAGGATGGACAAGACAGAGCTTGGCTGCCTGAGGGCAATCATTCTGTTTAATCCAG ATGCCAAGGGCCTCTCCAACCCTAGTGAGGTGGAGGTCCTGCGGGAGAAAGTGTATGCATCACTGGAGACCTACTGCAAACAGAAGTACCCTGAGCAGCAGGGACG GTTTGCCAAGCTGCTGCTACGTCTTCCTGCCCTCCGGTCCATTGGCCTTAAGTGTCTAGAGCATCTGTTTTTCTTCAAGCTCATTGGTGACACCCCCATCGACACCTTCCTCATGGAGATGCTTGAGGCTCCCCATCAACTGGCCTGA
- the RXRB gene encoding retinoic acid receptor RXR-beta isoform X1, with protein sequence MSWAARPPFLPQRHAAGQCGPVGVRKEMHCGVASRWRRRRPWLDPAAAAAAAVAGGEQQTPEPEPGEAGRDGMGDSGRDSRSPDSSSPNPLPQGVPPPSPPGPPLPPSTAPSLGGSGAPPPPPMPPPPLGSPFPVISSSMGSPGLPPPAPPGFSGPVSSPQINSTVSLPGGGSGPPEDVKPPVLGVRGLHCPPPPGGPGAGKRLCAICGDRSSGKHYGVYSCEGCKGFFKRTIRKDLTYSCRDNKDCTVDKRQRNRCQYCRYQKCLATGMKREAVQEERQRGKDKDGDGEGAGGAPEEMPVDRILEAELAVEQKSDQGVEGPGGTGGSGSSPNDPVTNICQAADKQLFTLVEWAKRIPHFSSLPLDDQVILLRAGWNELLIASFSHRSIDVRDGILLATGLHVHRNSAHSAGVGAIFDRSLSRVLTELVSKMRDMRMDKTELGCLRAIILFNPDAKGLSNPSEVEVLREKVYASLETYCKQKYPEQQGRFAKLLLRLPALRSIGLKCLEHLFFFKLIGDTPIDTFLMEMLEAPHQLA encoded by the exons ATGTCTTGGGCCGCTCGCCCGCCCTTCCTCCCTCAGCGGCATGCCGCAGGGCAGTGTGGGCCGGTGGGGGTGCGAAAAGAAATGCATTGTGGGGTCGCGTCCCGGTGGCGGCGGCGACGGCCCTGGCTGGATCccgcagcggcggcggcggcggcggtggcagGCGGAGAACAACAAACCCCGGAGCCGGAGCCGGGGGAGGCTGGACGGGACGGGATGGGCGACAGCGGGCGGG ATTCCCGAAGCCCAGACAGCTCCTCCCCAAATCCCCTTCCCCAGGGagtccctcccccttctcctcctggaCCACCCCTACCCCCTTCAACAGCTCCATCCCTTGGAGGCTCTggggccccacccccacctccgaTGCCACCCCCCCCCCTGGGCTCTCCCTTTCCAGTCATCAGTTCTTCCATGGGGTCCCCTGGTCTGCCCCCTCCAGCTCCCCCAGGATTCTCCGGGCCTGTCAGCAGCCCCCAG ATTAACTCAACAGTGTCACTCCCTGGGGGTGGGTCTGGCCCCCCTGAAGATGTGAAGCCACCAGTCTTAGGGGTCCGGGGCCTGCACTGTCCACCCCCTCCAGGTGGCCCTGGGGCTGGCAAACGGCTATGTGCAATCTGCGGGGACAGAAGCTCAG GCAAACACTATGGGGTTTACAGCTGTGAGGGTTGCAAGGGCTTCTTCAAACGCACCATCCGCAAGGACCTTACATACTCTTGCCGGGACAACAAAGACTGCACAGTGGACAAGCGCCAGCGGAACCGCTGTCAGTACTGCCGCTATCAGAAGTGCCTGGCCACTGGCATGAAGAGGGAGG CGGTACAGGAGGAGCGTCAGCGGGGAAAGGACaaggatggggatggggagggggctgggggagccCCCGAGGAGATGCCTGTGGACAGgatcctggaggcagagcttgctgtggaGCAGAAGAGTGACCAGGGCGTTGAGGGTCCTGGGGGAACCGGGGGTAGCGGCAGCAGC CCAAATGACCCCGTGACTAACATCTGTCAGGCAGCTGACAAACAGCTATTCACGCTTGTTGAGTGGGCGAAGAGGATCCCACACTTTTCCTCCTTGCCTCTGGATGATCAGGTCATATTGCTGCGGGCAG gctggaatgagcTCCTCATTGCCTCCTTCTCCCACCGATCCATTGATGTTCGAGATGGCATCCTCCTTGCCACAGGTCTTCATGTGCACCGCAACTCAGCCCATTCGGCAGGAGTAGGAGCCATCTTTGATCG GTCCCTCTCCAGGGTGCTGACAGAGCTAGTGTCCAAAATGCGTGACATGAGGATGGACAAGACAGAGCTTGGCTGCCTGAGGGCAATCATTCTGTTTAATCCAG ATGCCAAGGGCCTCTCCAACCCTAGTGAGGTGGAGGTCCTGCGGGAGAAAGTGTATGCATCACTGGAGACCTACTGCAAACAGAAGTACCCTGAGCAGCAGGGACG GTTTGCCAAGCTGCTGCTACGTCTTCCTGCCCTCCGGTCCATTGGCCTTAAGTGTCTAGAGCATCTGTTTTTCTTCAAGCTCATTGGTGACACCCCCATCGACACCTTCCTCATGGAGATGCTTGAGGCTCCCCATCAACTGGCCTGA